ATAAAGTTATTCATCATCCTCTTCATCTTCCTCGTCGTCCTCCTCTTcgtcttcctcctcatcctcctcgTCGTCCTCATCATCCTCTGGTTCTACCTTTTTCTTTGCTGCTACTGCCGGCCTACCAGGTGCTTTCTTTCCCACATCAACTTTACCCTTTGCACGGTATGCTGCAATGTccttttcatatttctctttgaGTTTTGCCGCTTTCTGTTCGAATGGAATTTTGTCTTTCGGCGTCTGTTCCGACCACTTCTCTCCTAATTTTTTCGCCGTATCACCAATGGACAGTCCCGGGCAGTCGGCCTTAATCTTGGGGCGATGTTCcgaacagaagaggaagaacgCGGACGGTGGTCTCTTGGGTGCATTGGgatccttctttttcttgcccttcGTCTCGCCTTTCGGTGGTACATAAGATTTCATCTCTCGGTCATAACGAACTTTATCGCCTTTAGCCATGTCTTCGAACTTGCCCTTCT
The nucleotide sequence above comes from Ailuropoda melanoleuca isolate Jingjing unplaced genomic scaffold, ASM200744v2 unplaced-scaffold61921, whole genome shotgun sequence. Encoded proteins:
- the LOC117800004 gene encoding high mobility group protein B2-like; this translates as MGKGDPNKPRGKMSSYAYFVQTCREEHKKKHPDASVNFAEFSKKCSERWKTMNAKEKGKFEDMAKGDKVRYDREMKSYVPPKGETKGKKKKDPNAPKRPPSAFFLFCSEHRPKIKADCPGLSIGDTAKKLGEKWSEQTPKDKIPFEQKAAKLKEKYEKDIAAYRAKGKVDVGKKAPGRPAVAAKKKVEPEDDEDDEEDEEEDEEEDDEEDEEDDE